One Fibrobacter sp. UWP2 genomic region harbors:
- a CDS encoding site-specific integrase: MLFFDTAMQYLDKEKYNLAPLSVRAYYWNLKKISNFCPDLECEYVTTELVQEYKTYLIQQGNKQSTINKALSVFRNFTNRMFQDGLLKVNPFDKIKIGRVYTRRGFLTKRELKSLYLSFEEKRRFLTQTEQDTMRVFLFSCFTGLRYSDLKTLNGNEIFDWKIRKQMHKTGDPVYIPIPVQARLLLPEKMTNGPVFRVVENSYFNRSLRSAAQKLGHSKYIHCHLARHTFATTCITLGIPLPATSKLLGHRNLETTLIYAKFVDPFLDKEMRKFNKL; the protein is encoded by the coding sequence ATGCTCTTTTTTGATACCGCAATGCAGTATTTGGACAAGGAAAAATACAATCTTGCGCCGCTTTCGGTGCGGGCCTATTACTGGAATTTGAAGAAAATTTCAAATTTTTGCCCAGATTTGGAGTGCGAATACGTAACCACCGAACTGGTACAGGAATACAAGACTTACCTGATTCAGCAAGGCAACAAGCAGAGTACCATAAACAAAGCCCTTTCCGTTTTCAGGAATTTTACAAACCGGATGTTTCAAGACGGACTATTGAAGGTTAACCCGTTTGACAAAATCAAGATTGGACGGGTTTACACTCGGAGAGGCTTCTTGACAAAACGCGAACTCAAAAGCCTTTATCTGAGTTTTGAAGAAAAGAGGAGGTTCCTGACGCAAACAGAACAGGACACCATGCGGGTCTTTTTGTTCAGTTGCTTTACCGGATTGCGTTACAGCGATTTGAAAACGTTAAACGGCAACGAGATTTTCGACTGGAAAATCCGCAAGCAGATGCACAAGACGGGCGACCCGGTGTACATTCCCATTCCGGTGCAGGCGCGCCTGTTGTTGCCCGAAAAAATGACAAACGGCCCAGTTTTCAGGGTGGTCGAGAACTCCTACTTCAACAGGTCGTTGCGCAGCGCGGCACAAAAACTCGGACACAGCAAGTACATCCACTGCCACTTGGCTCGGCACACCTTCGCCACGACCTGCATAACACTTGGAATCCCGCTCCCCGCTACAAGCAAGCTGCTCGGCCACCGGAATCTGGAAACAACGTTGATTTATGCAAAATTCGTGGATCCGTTCCTGGACAAAGAAATGAGAAAGTTTAACAAGCTTTAG
- a CDS encoding type IV pilin protein, whose amino-acid sequence MKRGFTLIELMVVIVIMGILAAIAVPKLFSMIAKSKAAEVGPAAGSYVHRQDVYIAEMHAVGDFKAIGYDVPSSTVFSYTETYTAKTKEVWKATPKAGLSECSSGTWTVTSEMDSHGGKHVAETDCTNLTPNFTAIGSGS is encoded by the coding sequence ATGAAGCGCGGATTTACACTTATCGAACTCATGGTCGTGATCGTAATCATGGGCATCTTGGCGGCGATTGCTGTGCCAAAGCTCTTTTCGATGATTGCAAAATCCAAGGCGGCCGAAGTCGGCCCTGCCGCCGGTTCGTATGTACACCGGCAGGATGTGTATATTGCAGAAATGCATGCCGTTGGCGATTTTAAAGCTATCGGCTACGATGTTCCGTCAAGTACAGTCTTCTCCTACACCGAGACTTACACCGCCAAGACTAAGGAAGTCTGGAAGGCAACTCCAAAGGCAGGCCTTTCCGAGTGCTCGTCCGGCACTTGGACTGTGACATCCGAGATGGATTCGCACGGAGGCAAGCATGTCGCAGAGACGGACTGCACGAACCTGACTCCAAACTTTACCGCTATTGGATCCGGGTCGTGA
- a CDS encoding helix-turn-helix domain-containing protein, translating to MWNEMTTPSILKEMGSRLKEYRLRKGLMQSELAESAGVGVGTIAKMERGGAVSVQILLSVLRSLGMLENIEQLLPEPPVSPLLLRRLQGGKIQRIKRSKAK from the coding sequence ATGTGGAACGAAATGACGACCCCCTCTATCTTGAAGGAAATGGGTTCAAGGCTCAAGGAATACCGCCTGCGTAAAGGGCTCATGCAGTCCGAACTGGCGGAATCTGCCGGTGTTGGTGTTGGTACGATTGCCAAGATGGAGCGCGGGGGCGCCGTGTCAGTACAAATTCTGTTGAGCGTTCTGCGTTCCCTCGGCATGCTCGAGAATATAGAGCAGCTCCTGCCGGAACCTCCCGTGAGCCCGCTCCTTTTGCGCAGGCTACAGGGAGGCAAGATCCAACGCATAAAACGGAGCAAGGCCAAATGA
- a CDS encoding type II toxin-antitoxin system HipA family toxin, translating to MSELVVNVRLWGKPVGALSWDTSRGVAYFEYEPAFVRNPLPVSPIKMPVEKGVFSFAENRNNCFRGLPGLIADSLPDKFGDQIISEWFQTMGRPLETVTPLERLCYVGKRSMGALEFEPSLSTPGLDESTEILVDDLVKLAESVFRDREKFREKLVQQDKTLYDILRVGTSAGGAKPKAIIAYNESTGEVRSGQVPAPKGFGYWLLKFDGVSYREHDSITEIPRGIGNVEYAYYKMALQAGICMSECRILEDSSGCHFMTRRFDRKTDGAKLHMQTLAALAHLDRDVRHSYEDSFAVMRKLGLDAKADEDVFRCMVFNVFAKNNDDHTKNISFLMDETGTWKLAPAYDLCYANDPRSRWIKRHQMSVNMKQENITREDLKAVAERVGIRKYAAIMDQVENAVACWNEIAKDCGVRENHREEISRELLK from the coding sequence ATGAGCGAACTTGTCGTAAACGTGCGATTGTGGGGCAAGCCTGTCGGAGCGTTGTCGTGGGATACTTCGCGGGGTGTCGCCTATTTCGAATACGAGCCCGCCTTTGTTCGTAATCCGTTGCCGGTATCACCCATAAAGATGCCCGTGGAGAAGGGCGTTTTCTCTTTTGCCGAGAACCGGAACAACTGTTTTCGCGGACTCCCGGGACTCATTGCGGATTCTCTGCCGGACAAATTCGGTGACCAGATTATTTCGGAATGGTTTCAGACCATGGGCCGCCCGCTAGAGACAGTGACTCCGCTGGAACGCTTGTGCTATGTCGGTAAGCGCTCTATGGGCGCACTGGAGTTTGAGCCCAGTTTGTCTACACCGGGGCTTGACGAGTCTACGGAAATTCTTGTGGACGACCTCGTCAAGTTGGCCGAGAGCGTTTTCCGCGACCGCGAAAAGTTCAGGGAGAAGCTTGTCCAGCAGGATAAGACCTTGTACGACATCTTGCGAGTCGGCACTTCTGCCGGGGGCGCAAAGCCCAAAGCGATTATCGCCTATAACGAATCTACGGGCGAAGTGCGCAGTGGCCAGGTTCCTGCGCCAAAGGGGTTCGGCTATTGGCTGCTCAAGTTCGACGGCGTAAGCTACCGCGAGCACGACAGCATTACCGAAATACCCCGCGGGATAGGCAACGTGGAATACGCCTACTACAAGATGGCTTTGCAGGCTGGGATTTGCATGAGCGAGTGCCGCATTCTGGAAGATAGCAGCGGTTGCCATTTTATGACTAGGCGTTTCGACAGAAAAACTGACGGGGCCAAACTGCACATGCAGACACTTGCGGCCTTGGCACACCTGGACCGCGACGTGCGCCATTCCTACGAAGACTCCTTTGCCGTGATGCGCAAGCTCGGGCTCGACGCCAAAGCAGACGAGGACGTGTTCCGCTGCATGGTCTTCAATGTGTTTGCAAAAAACAATGACGACCACACCAAGAACATTTCTTTCTTGATGGACGAGACCGGAACCTGGAAACTGGCGCCCGCATACGATTTGTGCTACGCCAACGATCCGAGGAGTCGCTGGATAAAACGCCACCAGATGTCGGTGAACATGAAACAGGAAAATATCACACGCGAAGACCTCAAGGCGGTGGCGGAACGCGTCGGAATCCGCAAATACGCGGCCATCATGGACCAGGTCGAAAATGCGGTCGCCTGCTGGAACGAGATTGCGAAGGACTGCGGCGTTCGCGAAAACCACCGTGAGGAGATTTCGCGGGAACTGCTTAAATAA
- a CDS encoding type IV pilin protein: protein MKRGFTLIELMVVIVIMGILAAVAVPKLFAMIAKSKAAEVGPAAGSYVHRQDVYIAEKFEVGDFKAIGYDVPSSTVFSYTETYTAQTKEVWTATPKAGLPECSSDTWTVTSEIKSSRGKHVAATNCTSLTPNFTAIGAGP from the coding sequence ATGAAGCGCGGATTTACACTTATCGAACTGATGGTCGTGATTGTTATCATGGGCATATTGGCGGCAGTCGCCGTACCGAAACTCTTCGCGATGATTGCAAAATCCAAGGCGGCCGAAGTCGGCCCTGCCGCCGGTTCGTATGTACACCGGCAGGACGTGTATATCGCCGAAAAGTTTGAAGTTGGCGATTTTAAAGCTATCGGCTACGATGTTCCGTCAAGCACAGTCTTCTCCTACACCGAGACCTATACAGCCCAAACCAAGGAGGTCTGGACTGCCACTCCAAAGGCTGGGCTCCCCGAATGTTCTTCCGACACCTGGACTGTGACATCTGAAATAAAATCTAGCCGCGGCAAGCATGTCGCCGCAACTAACTGCACTTCGCTGACTCCAAATTTCACGGCCATTGGAGCCGGACCGTGA
- a CDS encoding type IV pilin protein yields the protein MVVIVIMGILAAVAVPKLFAMIAKSKASEAGPAAGSYVHMQDAYFVDQQQVGNWNAIGYTAPSSSNFKYEGKDATSGKTWTATAKFNTDGKCTSDEWSITVNPTSKSISYTASDNCPALTPNFKSIGSSS from the coding sequence ATGGTCGTGATCGTGATCATGGGCATCCTGGCCGCTGTCGCAGTGCCGAAGCTGTTCGCGATGATCGCCAAGTCCAAGGCCTCTGAAGCCGGTCCGGCAGCAGGATCCTACGTGCATATGCAGGATGCTTACTTCGTGGACCAGCAGCAGGTGGGAAATTGGAACGCTATTGGCTACACGGCTCCTTCCTCCTCAAACTTCAAATACGAAGGCAAGGATGCAACGTCGGGAAAGACATGGACTGCTACAGCTAAATTTAACACCGACGGCAAGTGCACTAGTGATGAATGGTCAATTACTGTGAACCCAACTAGCAAATCAATCAGCTACACGGCAAGCGACAACTGCCCGGCGCTGACTCCGAACTTCAAGAGCATCGGTTCATCCTCGTAA
- a CDS encoding LamG-like jellyroll fold domain-containing protein: protein MVKWAYAILLALFLAACSDDSGEVAGNSAETGSPELAGILTLDNGDPAGFADVQCVPQGFDAREDSLPEAFTTTTDSNGRYALDSIPAGRYSLEAVHRESGKRLLVQGLELTENDSLNRDGVLTEVGAARLLVPGEFSEGAEGVATVYGTTILRRVAVKNGAVVVDSLPSDSLDLLVFVDEGEPVEFVLNVEPGDTAVAGDTLVLRFVAPLALPEGYDSLPGMSTDLPLALRLDSSNCDFDAVARLPGLWEAARISADGSRSKVLPVTPAYFDTVAKQALFWVRLDSLNVADSVEFLLNTAKPPRSAQDVFPTNRVYNAVWHFYSGVDLVEDDAEKARTPGEATNVKVTEGVLGPAAQFSGEGSRVEAADSLTGVNVSISMWVKLNSLGKRQGILTKGKTQFSLVYAPDSGLVFSVYHEAEAPVLDSAGNVTNDTASYRMYLATGDSVVKAGEWMFVAFNYNGAVSAFVDGVKLSILKQKEPWAGKRDSSTALVLGGFDGAVDEFFLGGSFRTDDWTLATYLNQSPEFAWPRLQER from the coding sequence ATGGTGAAATGGGCTTACGCGATACTCCTTGCGCTGTTTTTGGCCGCCTGCTCCGACGATTCGGGCGAGGTGGCTGGCAACAGCGCCGAAACCGGTTCCCCCGAACTGGCGGGTATTTTGACGTTGGATAACGGCGACCCCGCCGGGTTTGCCGACGTGCAGTGCGTGCCCCAGGGCTTTGACGCCCGCGAAGATTCCCTCCCCGAGGCCTTTACCACCACCACCGACTCCAACGGCCGCTATGCACTCGATTCCATCCCCGCCGGCAGATACTCGCTCGAGGCGGTCCACCGCGAGAGCGGCAAGCGCCTGCTGGTGCAGGGCCTCGAGCTGACTGAAAACGACAGCCTCAACCGCGACGGCGTTTTGACCGAGGTCGGCGCGGCAAGGCTTTTGGTGCCCGGCGAGTTCAGCGAAGGAGCCGAGGGAGTCGCGACCGTCTATGGCACTACCATCCTCCGCAGGGTGGCCGTGAAGAACGGCGCCGTCGTGGTCGACAGCCTGCCTTCCGATTCCCTCGACCTGCTCGTGTTCGTGGACGAGGGGGAACCCGTTGAATTTGTTCTGAATGTGGAACCCGGCGATACCGCCGTGGCTGGCGATACCCTGGTGCTCCGCTTTGTGGCGCCGCTTGCCCTCCCCGAGGGTTACGACTCCCTGCCCGGCATGAGTACCGACTTGCCGCTCGCCTTGCGCCTCGATTCCTCGAATTGCGACTTTGACGCTGTCGCCAGACTCCCCGGACTTTGGGAAGCCGCCCGCATTAGCGCCGATGGCTCCCGCAGCAAGGTGCTCCCCGTGACGCCCGCTTACTTTGACACCGTTGCCAAGCAGGCGCTGTTCTGGGTGCGTCTCGATTCTCTCAACGTGGCCGACTCCGTGGAATTCCTCCTCAACACCGCGAAACCGCCGCGCTCCGCACAGGACGTGTTCCCCACCAATAGGGTGTACAACGCCGTGTGGCATTTTTACAGTGGGGTTGACCTTGTCGAGGACGATGCCGAAAAGGCTCGCACCCCAGGAGAGGCTACCAACGTGAAAGTGACCGAAGGTGTGCTAGGCCCTGCGGCGCAGTTTAGCGGGGAAGGGAGCCGTGTCGAGGCTGCCGACTCCCTCACGGGCGTAAACGTATCGATCTCCATGTGGGTCAAGCTCAACAGCCTGGGCAAGCGCCAAGGCATTTTGACCAAGGGCAAGACCCAGTTCAGCCTGGTGTACGCACCCGATAGCGGGCTCGTTTTCAGCGTGTACCACGAGGCGGAGGCCCCTGTACTCGACTCCGCAGGCAATGTGACAAACGACACCGCCAGCTACCGCATGTATTTGGCTACGGGCGATTCCGTGGTAAAGGCGGGCGAGTGGATGTTCGTGGCGTTCAACTACAACGGCGCCGTGAGCGCCTTTGTGGACGGCGTTAAGTTGTCTATACTCAAGCAAAAGGAACCCTGGGCCGGCAAGCGCGACAGCAGTACCGCACTGGTGCTGGGCGGTTTTGACGGCGCCGTGGACGAGTTCTTTTTGGGCGGCTCCTTCCGCACCGACGATTGGACGCTCGCCACTTATTTGAACCAGAGCCCCGAATTCGCGTGGCCCAGGCTCCAGGAACGCTAA
- a CDS encoding ATP-dependent endonuclease, which yields MQPQPLRLSEITISNLRSIQRQTFPLSGFTALIGYNNAGKTNILMGIRWLLSRFSLDISYFDDPNRPVEVEGVFDGITETVLNRLGEEKAAEVKPFLAGDMLKIKKVQRVPGEVPENVELWAFVPPNRRKDKRQEWERMGDAFRHAFSRMFPQSIAIWDFEGNEAFTKLLHEIFKPLERRFGGEFNDIINKFSDMLSPGGENQAAEIQSFDRDVNEKLHPLFPSVRVELDIPIPTLETFLKKATLKVIDEDDGFERDINRMGAGSQRAIQMALIRYLSEVKKHHNNHYLSRTLLLIDSPELYLHPQAVELVRVALKNLSNEGYQVVFATHSAQMVTSEDVSTSLLIRKNKERGTFMRKRMEDAVHQVVQDAPSQLQMLFSLSNSNELLFADYVLLTEGKTEWRVLPALFERITGQSFALIKCALVRQGGVSNTRKSMQVLDAMDMPVRAIVDLDYAFTTATRDGFLEANDPDIKFCRNLFRELAFHQHLRLVNGLPVNKHSNISASRAYAMMAEMPEAEKAIRSIHAKLRSQGIWVWTRGAIEEHLGLEAKNEAAWSNFIERSKSRNFIQNLPDYDGIVELCNWIIDGSRDA from the coding sequence ATGCAACCGCAACCGCTAAGACTTTCTGAGATTACCATATCGAACCTGCGCTCCATACAGAGGCAGACTTTCCCGTTGAGTGGCTTCACGGCGCTGATCGGCTACAACAACGCCGGCAAGACGAACATTTTGATGGGGATCCGCTGGTTGCTTTCGCGCTTTTCGCTCGACATCTCGTACTTTGACGACCCCAACCGCCCCGTGGAGGTGGAAGGCGTTTTTGACGGCATCACCGAGACGGTACTGAACCGCCTGGGCGAAGAAAAGGCCGCCGAGGTCAAGCCGTTCCTCGCAGGCGACATGCTCAAAATCAAAAAAGTGCAGCGCGTGCCGGGCGAAGTGCCCGAGAACGTGGAGCTGTGGGCGTTTGTGCCGCCCAACCGCCGCAAAGACAAGCGCCAGGAGTGGGAGCGCATGGGCGACGCCTTCCGCCACGCCTTTAGCCGCATGTTCCCCCAGAGCATCGCCATTTGGGACTTTGAGGGCAACGAGGCGTTCACCAAGCTTTTGCACGAGATTTTTAAGCCGCTGGAACGCCGGTTTGGCGGCGAGTTCAACGACATCATCAACAAGTTCAGCGACATGCTGAGCCCGGGCGGCGAGAACCAGGCCGCCGAAATCCAGAGCTTTGACAGGGACGTGAACGAAAAGCTGCACCCGCTGTTCCCCAGCGTGCGCGTGGAGCTCGACATCCCCATCCCTACCCTCGAGACGTTCCTCAAAAAGGCGACGCTCAAGGTGATTGACGAAGACGACGGCTTTGAACGCGACATAAACCGCATGGGCGCGGGTTCGCAGCGCGCCATCCAGATGGCGCTCATCCGCTACCTCTCCGAGGTCAAAAAGCACCACAACAACCACTACCTGAGCCGCACCCTGCTGCTCATTGACTCGCCCGAGCTCTACCTGCACCCGCAGGCGGTGGAACTGGTGCGCGTGGCGCTCAAGAACCTCTCGAACGAGGGTTACCAGGTGGTGTTCGCGACACACAGCGCCCAGATGGTCACAAGCGAAGACGTGAGCACCTCGCTGCTCATCCGCAAGAACAAGGAACGCGGCACCTTTATGCGCAAACGAATGGAAGACGCCGTGCACCAGGTGGTGCAAGACGCCCCGAGCCAGCTGCAAATGCTCTTTAGTCTCTCGAACAGCAACGAGCTCCTGTTTGCCGACTACGTGCTTTTGACCGAGGGCAAAACCGAGTGGCGCGTGCTGCCGGCGCTGTTCGAACGCATCACGGGCCAAAGCTTTGCGCTCATCAAGTGCGCCCTGGTACGCCAGGGCGGCGTGAGCAACACCCGCAAGAGCATGCAGGTGCTCGACGCGATGGACATGCCGGTGCGCGCGATTGTGGACCTCGACTACGCCTTCACCACTGCCACCCGCGACGGCTTTTTGGAGGCGAACGACCCCGACATCAAGTTCTGCCGCAACCTGTTCCGCGAACTCGCGTTCCACCAGCATTTGCGCCTGGTGAACGGGCTCCCGGTGAACAAGCACAGCAACATTAGCGCCTCTAGGGCGTACGCCATGATGGCCGAGATGCCCGAGGCCGAGAAGGCCATCCGCAGCATCCACGCCAAGCTCCGCAGCCAGGGAATTTGGGTGTGGACCCGCGGCGCCATCGAAGAGCACCTGGGCCTGGAAGCCAAGAACGAGGCGGCCTGGAGCAATTTTATTGAACGGAGCAAGTCCAGGAACTTTATCCAAAATTTGCCGGACTACGACGGCATTGTGGAACTGTGCAACTGGATTATTGACGGCAGTAG